In a single window of the bacterium genome:
- a CDS encoding amidase — MKAVYAAVLLLLAGCAFAQPAAPDSITAGMVAAAERLQGLSFTPAERDSMLDGLKGQLESLEQIRAFPLANSVTPALLFNPLPEGFIMPSGKAYCRIPRPKAVKKPADPADLAYLSIPQLAELLRTRQVTSTELTLFYLERLKYYDPVLHCVITLTTDRALREAARADAEIAAGRYRGMLHGIPYGVKDLLSTAEYKTTWGSVPFREQWVPEDATVIRKLEAAGAVLTAKLTMGELAWGDVWFGGKTRNPWNPQQGSSGSSAGSGAAVSAGLLPFAIGTETWGSIVSPATVCGVTGLRPTYGRVSRSGAMALSWSMDKIGCLCRTAEDAAIVLAAISGPDGRDQTLYDVPFCYDSGTPLSALRIGYLQKDFAGAYPFHRNDSLALAQLSALGARLIPIELPRLPVNALAIILSAEAAAAFDELTRSNRDSLMVRQIKNAWPNDFRQSRFIPAVEYINANRIRHKLIQAMAKVMENVDCYLAPSDEGDNLLLTNLTGHPSITVPDGFSEDGTPTSITVTGRLFDEGSIIAVAHAWQRATHHHLQRPPL, encoded by the coding sequence ATGAAAGCTGTTTATGCTGCAGTACTGCTCCTGCTGGCCGGCTGCGCCTTCGCACAGCCGGCCGCGCCGGATTCCATCACCGCCGGTATGGTGGCCGCGGCGGAGCGGCTCCAGGGCCTCTCCTTCACCCCGGCCGAGCGCGATTCGATGCTCGACGGCCTCAAAGGGCAGCTGGAAAGCCTGGAACAGATCCGCGCCTTTCCCCTGGCCAACAGCGTGACGCCGGCCCTGCTCTTCAATCCGCTGCCAGAGGGCTTCATCATGCCGTCCGGCAAGGCATATTGCCGGATCCCCCGCCCTAAGGCCGTGAAAAAGCCGGCGGATCCGGCCGACCTCGCCTACCTCTCGATCCCCCAACTGGCCGAGCTGCTGCGCACCCGCCAGGTTACTTCCACGGAACTGACGCTCTTTTACCTCGAGCGGCTCAAGTACTATGATCCAGTGCTGCACTGCGTCATCACCCTGACCACCGACCGGGCGCTGCGCGAGGCGGCCCGGGCCGATGCCGAGATCGCCGCCGGCCGCTACCGCGGCATGCTCCACGGCATTCCCTATGGGGTGAAGGATCTGCTCAGCACCGCCGAGTATAAAACCACCTGGGGCAGCGTGCCCTTCAGGGAACAGTGGGTTCCCGAGGATGCGACGGTTATCCGCAAGCTCGAGGCGGCCGGCGCCGTGCTGACCGCCAAGCTGACCATGGGCGAGCTCGCCTGGGGTGACGTCTGGTTCGGCGGCAAAACCCGCAATCCCTGGAATCCACAGCAGGGTTCGAGCGGCTCCTCGGCCGGCTCGGGCGCCGCAGTCTCGGCCGGCCTGCTGCCCTTCGCCATCGGCACCGAGACCTGGGGCTCGATCGTCTCACCCGCCACGGTATGCGGCGTCACCGGACTGCGGCCGACCTATGGACGCGTCAGCCGGAGCGGAGCGATGGCCTTGAGCTGGTCCATGGACAAAATCGGCTGCCTCTGCCGTACCGCGGAGGACGCCGCCATCGTCCTTGCCGCCATCTCCGGCCCCGACGGCCGCGATCAGACCCTCTACGATGTGCCCTTTTGCTATGACTCCGGCACACCCCTCTCCGCGCTGCGCATCGGCTATCTGCAGAAGGATTTCGCCGGGGCCTATCCCTTTCATCGCAACGATTCGCTCGCCCTGGCGCAGCTGAGCGCCCTCGGCGCCCGGCTCATCCCGATCGAGCTGCCCCGGCTGCCGGTGAATGCCCTCGCGATCATCCTCAGCGCCGAGGCCGCCGCGGCCTTTGACGAACTGACCCGCAGCAACCGGGATTCCCTGATGGTGCGCCAGATCAAAAACGCTTGGCCGAACGATTTCCGCCAGTCGCGCTTCATCCCCGCGGTCGAGTATATCAACGCCAACCGCATCCGTCATAAACTCATCCAGGCCATGGCGAAAGTCATGGAAAACGTGGACTGCTATCTCGCCCCCTCCGACGAGGGCGATAATCTGCTGCTGACCAACCTTACCGGTCACCCCTCGATCACGGTGCCGGACGGTTTTTCCGAAGATGGCACCCCGACCAGCATCACCGTCACCGGCCGGCTCTTCGATGAGGGGAGCATCATCGCCGTCGCCCATGCCTGGCAGCGGGCCACCCACCACCATCTCCAGCGCCCACCGCTCTGA